Within the Girardinichthys multiradiatus isolate DD_20200921_A chromosome 12, DD_fGirMul_XY1, whole genome shotgun sequence genome, the region CTGTCCACCAGTCGTCGCTTGCTGCCATGCGAAGAGTCAACGGCCACAACTTGCTGAGTAATGTCAACATGGAGGAAGAAACTTTGGCAGTAGCGAGGACCGATGCTTCCGTTATCCCAAAACGAGTCGATGGGACACGTGTGTGTGCCGCAGTCGGACCTAAACCTTCCTCCGACTCCAAACCTGCTTCAGATGGCTTTTACCTTGAACCACTCATGCCTGCTGTTCTGAAAACGGCCAAAGAGAAGTCCGTATGCCTGAACAAAGAGGAGGAGAGTGGTGAGGTAGCTCGATCAGCAGGTAGGGGCTCTTTACGCCATGGAGATGGATCTTCAGCCGCCGTTCGCAGAAAAGCTCCCTCTGATCTCAAACAAACTTTCACCCTTCCGGGCGAGGAGGAAAACTTGTCTGAGGAGCCACAGCAGTCGGATTTCAGACCAGTCATCACAAGCAACGTAACCTATTCCTCCAGAGAGCCAGCTGAAGGTTTCTACCTTCATGTAGATTCTGAGGAACCAATGTGTGTTCATGGCACAGAGGCTGAGCTAGAAGACCTGGACGAGGAGGAAGAAGATTTGGATGAAGCTCTGACCACTAAAGACTCAAACCATCCAAGGAAAGCTTACAGTGAAGCAGATGAAGAAGAATCAGCTAAGCTCCAAGAGGACATGAATGTCAAAGAGCATGAAGACAAGGACTTTAATGGCGGTAGTGGCCGCTCTAGCCCCTGTCTCAGCACACACTCCCAAGCTAGCAGCATGGCTAGCGGCAGCGTGCGCATGACTTCCTTCGCTGAGCGGAAAGCCCAACAGCAGCGCTTTGGCAGCAACCACGATCTACGCTCCAGTGCTTCCAGCTCCCAACGAACCACTCCAGATGGATCAGAGAGCAGCGGGCCCCTGTCGTCTTCTTGGAGACTGAAGAGAGATCAGAGCCCCTCTTCCCCCTTAGGAGGATGCACTCGTCCGGGTGACGGCGGTACAAACGTACTGGCCTCTGAAATCGTTCAGCTCCGAATGCAGCTGGAGGAGAAGCGGCGAGCCATCGAgcaccagaagaagaagatggaagTGCTGGCAGCGAGGCAGAGGCAGAAGCTGGGCAAAGCAGCATTTTTGCACATTGTTAAGAAAGGCGGAGGAAGGAGTGACACATTACCCAGCTCACTTAAAGCAGACATCTATAAAGAAGAGCTCAATGGGGAGAAAGGACCTTTAAGTAAAGATGATATGTGTGTTGACACCCTAAGGGGGGAGAAAGAAGGGGAGGAGACCGGCCCGCCGGGTGCCTTAGAAGCAGACAAGAAGGGAAACGGTGGAAGCTTTTATCTAGATGAAGAACTGGACCTTAATGAGTGCAGCCGCTCCATCGAGCTGCTGAATGACGCCATCGGCAGCATCcagcagcagatgatgcagctaTCACTGCAGCAGGAGATGCTGATGAAACAGAATGTACAATCCCCACCTGGTGCAGCTCCAGCTCCTCATGCAGGAGATAAAAATGGTGACTCTAAGACAGGAGGAGGCTTTCACTTTGTGGAGCACCTCTCTGGAACCAGCAGCGCTCCAACCAGGAAACCTCCCAAGCTGAGCTCAGGCCGGAGCTCCAGATCCAAGCCCTCTGAGTTAAAGATAGCTAAGGAGCAGAGCCGACAGGCATCCAGGACCCTCACCCCCTCCCAAGGTGGGTCAGAGACACTACCAAACCCACGGCAGTTGGCAGGGGGCAGGTCCCCCAGAGCCGAACAGCCCGGCAGCCCCAGAAACCCCATAGCTGCAGAGATAATGGACAGACCAGGATCTGGGCACATCAGAAGCGCCACCTTCCGCCTTCATGATGAAGCAAACATGCGCCTGCCGACCCGCGTTGATCTTATGTCTGTTTCTGCTCCAGAACCAGAGTGCCTGTCCAGCACACAGATAGAGCGCGAGCTCGGTTCTTCAGAGAAAGACTACGACCTATTAGAAGAGTCGCAGCGAAGCAAAACCAACCTTATCGAGGTGGATCTGTCTGAACTGAAGGCCCCCGAGGAAGAGGAGGGTGCTGAGGACAAAACAGCAGAGGATGATGATGGAGAGCAGAAGTCGGTCATGGGCTTCTTCTTTAAGGTAAGGCAGAAAATCTTTCTctcatttcagttttgtttttttctgatcatGATTTCATGAGCTGAAGTGATATTTACTTATTAAACTGAGGCAGCTTCATAACGATTCTGTTTGATCCTTTTTTGACCCTTTTCTGCTCTGCCAGCACATTTCCTTTGGGATAGAAATCATAGATGCCACTCCAGAACTGACTTTGTTGTTCTTAAGCCACTCCGTAACTGATTGGACAAAGTTCTAGAGAACTTTCCTGTTAATACTTGACAGTTTAGAAGTCTAAAGAGTTGAGTCAGGAGACGTAAAGACCTTTTGAAAAGACAAATGTGCATTATCTCTGTAAACCgccataatgttgtgttttgATCATGAAAGAAATCGTTCATTTTATCTTTACAGTGAAGTTGGATTTGAATTCTTTGGAATAAAACCATGTTGTATAACCCTTTTCCATGTCCTAGGATGAGCAGAAGGCTGAGGATGAACTTGCTAAGAAGAGGGCAGCATTCCTGCTGAAACAACAGAAGAAAGCTGAGGAGGCTCGTATTCGTAAACAACAACTAGAAGTAGAGTCGGAACTGAAACGAGATGAAGCAAGGTAAATGATTGCACCAGCGCAGAAATGTTATCGTCCCACAAAGTCCTAAAATGTATGTTTCATTTGAACCAGGCGAAAGGCAGAGGAAGACCGCTTGCgtaaggaggaggagaagactCGACGGGAGCTGATAAAGCAGGAGTATCTGCGGAGGAAGCAGCAAGAGATGTTAGAGGAGCAAGGCCTGGTGAAGCCCAAAACGCCCAAACCgaagcagaaacacaaacacaagggGGTTATCAGAGAGGAATCTTCCAGCGATCATTTCTCTAAGTGCCCTTCCACATGTGAGACTCTTAAATCATAACTTCTCTTCGTGTCGGGGCGTTTCAAATTCACAGATTTcctatttatttgctttgttttagtAAATACTAAAGTTACATTAGCAAGATTTACTGGCTATGGCTGTGTTTAACAAAAACTGAGTTTTATTCAACGTTCTTTGTTGCTTGTAGCTGACAACCTGAGTAACGCCCAGTCAGGCTCCAATCTGTCTCTGGCCTCTGCAGCTACAAACGAAGCCGACAGCGTCAACTCTGGAGGCGCTGGCTCTCAGCGGTAAATTACACACTCATTACATTTGTAATTGTAAGCTTGATAATTGTGATTCTGTTTAATGAATTACGACATCCTGTaatcttttgttgttgttgctgctgctgctgtgtccAGCTGTGACTCTGTGGAGTCGTTTCCAGGCAGTCGTAACAACAGCCGAGCTGCAGAGAGAGACTGGGACAACGGCTCCACCGCATCTTccatcacttccatggctgaaTACACAGGTGAGAACGCAGATCAGTTCATTCATGAGTTTTCAGTAGTCATTGAGATATCAATAGACCTGCATTTGTTTCTTTATGTGTAAAATTGAGgtaatttaaactttgttcagcTTCAttgatggtttttatttatttttttgccattttcagAACTTAAAACTTAGGAATGTGCGaatttcatatttaatttgaATCTGACTCATTACTGTTTGTCTTGTTCAGTTGTATTAAAACAGGATTCatcttttgttctttctttagGCCCTAAACTCTTCAAGGAGCCCAGTGCCAAGTCAAATAAGCCAATCATTCATAATGCAATCTCCCACTGCTGCCTGGCAGGCAAAGTCAACGAGCCCCAGAAGAACCAGATCCTGGAGGTCAATTCTCTAGCTGAACTAGACCAACATATGGAAATGCATGAACTTGCTTTGTTTACCTGTTTATGCAAAGTATTCTGATGAGTGCTCTCCTTGCCCGGCCTGTCTTTGCTTGTTCTACTCTGAGTTGGTCGGTCACTTAAGATCGCTATAAAATTTATGGTTGAAATGCGATGAAGTGCAAAGGTTGAAGGGTTTTGAATATTGCAATGCACAGTACCAAACAAGGATTATGTGTGTCTAGAATAGCAACACTAATATGCTCTTTTAGGTTTAACCAGGTCTGAGAGAGGTGATAGGGTCACATGAACTAGAAGTTGAGGGATGTTTCTTTCTCGACTTTCTGAGATAAGGGGTTATTATCTGATCCACTCCTCTGAAGTTATTTGCCATTAATTTGAACAAAATGCTTTAGTTGAATTTTTGAGGGTtgacaaatgtaaaaagttttgttaagcaacattttttataaaaaaaaaaaaagaaatttctagTAAGATTTTTTTGGTTTCTCTCTCTTCGGTGTTTGGAATTATTGGACTCAGAATTCAAATGTAGCTCGGCGGTGTTTTCATGAATTGTGTTTTCCTTCTGCTCCGTCACCAGGAGCTGGAGAAGTGTGAATCCAACCACCTGATGATCCTGTTTCGTGATGGCGGCTGCCAGTTCCGGGCGCTCTACTCGTACTTCCCCGACACCGAGGAGATCCACAAGCTGACAGGCACCGGACCTAAGAGCATCAGCAAGAAGATGATCGATAAGCTGTACAAGTACAGCTCGGATCGCAAACAGTTTACCGTCATCCCTGCCAAGACTGTGTCAGTTAGCGTGGACGCTCTGACTATCCACAACCACCTGTGGCAGGCCAAGAGAAGTGCTGTGCCAAAGAAAACTGGGAAATAGCAGACTGGTTTTAGATCCATTTTTAACGACATCATCTTATCTCCATCTGGCTTGTTTCTTAGCAGAACTGCAGTGAAGCTCACCCCCCAGCATGGTCTGGAAATCTACTTGTGAGACTTCACATGTAGGCAACATGTGGAGGTCTGGTGAATCCTCTCCTCGTCCCTGTGATATCGGTGTGATTGGTTCAGGTTCATTTTAGTTATTTTGAAGCAAGCATGTGGCATTGTTTCTCTAATATGTGGAGAACATCCATTTTTACATGAAATATTTATTGGTTCAGcactgtcatggttgacagcTGGGCTGCAGCACTAAAACCCTTCCTTCTCCATTGGATAGATTCAGGCATGAAGGTGGAGAGATGTTTGTTTTACCCGTTTAGGACCATCGGACTCTCAACACAAACGATCTGTTCCTGTGTTGAATGTCGAAACCGTCGAATCAGGCTGGCATCGCCGACCTCTGCCTCAGCAGTGGTCTCCAGAAATTTGCTGCTCAGAACTGTCTTCTTCTCTTCGTCAGGAGGATGGAATCCCCTCGGGTCTCCCTCAGACGTCCGTTTGCCTTTTTTCACGCATTGTGGTACTATCGTCTACTTATTCCGCCGCTTTTTAAACTAGACTCTGATCGTGTAGCaccgggtgtgtgtgtgtgtgtcgctaaaaacaaagggaaaaaaGAACAGCAATGGTCATTTTAAGTTCCTTTTATTTGTTGGACGGTCCCTTTTTCTTCCCCCTTCAGGATGTTAAGAAAAGGGGGATTGACTGGCCTTGGTACAACAATAATGCTCCTTgttttttgcttcattttagctttttcaaaatcatttttatcaAAGGGATTTGGTTCGTCTTTACGCAGATGTTATGTGTTTTCATCATAACGGGGAATTCTCTGATGTTTAGAGATtagttgttatttttttctctccacccGGCACCCTTAAATTATTCTGTACAAAGGTGCACTCATGAATACCTGTCGACGGCTTCTTTTCATGCAATGTaacccctcctcttcctcccctcTGAGTATTTATGTGCCGTCTTTATTCACACGAGCGGAGGACACTCTCGTTGTGAAGGGTGCTTCCCGCTCAGTTCGAGTGACAGTATTTGATATCCTCACGCTGGGGAGGAGGGGTTGTGGCTCAGCTGTGTACCAACATTAAAGAACATTCCTCTAAGGTGTTGACAAGCACCGCCACAtcgtctctctttttcactGTCTTTGCGAAACTTCAAAGTGCTTCttcttattgttaaataaaCCATTCGTTGGCCTCGAACAACCAGAAGTGTCGCACAAgcactttattttctgtttggttGCAGAGTGTCTTTTTGAACGGGCATGAAGACGACCAACTAATTCGTAACACTGCTGTTTgtgtaaaaaaatcaaacactaGAGGGTTAATACTGACGACCGCAGCTGAAGGGCCTCCACTGAAACGTTACTACTGCTGTCCCTCCAAAAGCAACTCCGTACTTGATGAATCGTTTGCTGCATTTTGATgtctgtttttttggggggggggggggggcttaaTTGGTGGAATGTGGTCTTTAAATGTATGAAagtatatttttatgttataacTAAATGATTGTATTGGCATTTGATCACCATTTTTTGTTACACTAGTGTACTTTTcatccatgttttattttatccttGATCCCATgttatctatttattttaaaatggaagCACTGAAACAATAAATTTCCAAGTGAATAAaagtcactttttttatttcagtttttttctttgatttgtcCATCACCGTTACTGTTTTTGTGTTGCTGGCACTACACTGACTCCTTTTCACTCTTTCACTATAGTTTTGTCATGCCACTGCATCTTTTCACTGGAATGTTTGTCAGTAGACTGAAACTGTGGGGCTTTTAAGAactaaaacaagacaaaatcaataaaaaagttTCTAAAGCTGTTAAAACACACCTTCCTGGAAGGGTGACCTCCCCTGGTGCAAACTGCCGCTTACTCTACCAACCAACTGGAACCGCGGCTTTAACGCCAGCTCTCATAACCATGGTGAGACATGATCCTCCTTGGCAACCAGTCCTGGTTGTTCAGGTGATGGCAAGACCATCAAACTCTGCAAACTGTCCCTCCAGAGTGAAACACCTGAGATCTACGTTCTATCAGCTGAGAATGAAGGGTAAGTGATCAGATTTGTTGCCCCAGCTGCGtttaaatttcaaatgtgcAATTTTAATGTGATTGATGCTTTACATTCCTCCAGATATAGTCAGTCTCGCTCTGTTGCTGGGAAGTGCTCGCCTTGGCCGACCCTGTCAAAAAGTGGATTCAGTTTTGTTGTGCCAGGACGCTCTAACAAGTGAGAACTTTgacttttaaactttaaaacgaGAGTATATGCAGACTGGCCTCAAATTAAACAAGGACAATTTTATCCAAAAACAATTACTTTTGTTAGTTactctttttcaaaaaattggtATGAACTTTGTGACACTGACCTGCCTGATTGGTCAGAAGGGTTCATTCTTGCTCTTAAACACTGTTTTTTGTGATTGGGTCATTGTGAAGGGTTTTTGCCGTTCTGCagaataaatttatttttatcagattcTCTGCTTCAAAAATCTTCAGGTGTCTCATAAACatattttaccaaaaaaaaaagatgatagatagatagatagatagatagatacgtGATTTGACAAATTTCTTTAACATGCAAAGACAAAACTGATTGCACACTGTCCTTCTTTAAAAAGCTACAACAGAAAAGCtagcttgtagaaccacctttagcaACAATAGCATTTGTGTTTGACATTTCTGAGTCTCACATCAGTGTGGATGGACACTGACCCACAACATTCCTTCAGTTCAGCCTAAAGGGGTTTTGTAAAGTTTGAGCTCAAAATAATATGCGCAAATCTAACTGAATTTTTCAGAGAATTGACACACACTATCTAAATGATCATTATGTTAATAATGATGTTTTTCAAATGGGAGTGATAATTCTGGTGTTCTTTTGCTGCTGGCTGAGTAAAACCAGGGTGGATTGCGACAACATGTGTTTTTGGAATCTGTGAGCTCTCTGCTTACAGCAGACatgctggttgtgtgtgtaGAAGCCGTGTGGTGAACAGCTGAGTCCGAGTTTTGCAGTTACAtcattttgtggagtttgtttattttctgattcaactgcctttagttttatctgtttttggtgtttgtagaaattattttatatcagcttttagccaagattctaCTATTTCTGTCAATACCcgatatgtttatgtttaactaatggaacttgcAGTAAAGAACATAGAAGAAAACAAGAGTTAAATTTTGCCCCCGGTACTGGGGGTTGGGCTTAAAAGGTTAAGGTTTACAACCTTGTGTTTCTGCACAGCACTTTCATGTTGGTCCATCCAGAGTAGCTAAGTCGGGTTCAGGTTTGGACATTTGGCCATAACAAccccttttttgttgtttttttttttttctttttcagccattttgttttacatctgctgctatgtttgggatcattgtccgcTGCTCAGCCCAAACTTCAATTGTCGGATGGATGACTTCCTATTTGAATCAAAAATActcaattaaaataaagaagacTGCAAGGTGCCCTGCAAAACATGCCCAaatcatcagccctccaccaccgtgctaaACAGTTGGCATGATTTGTCTGTGACAGAGTGCTTGCTGACCAATCGTTTCTACCGTGGTCTCATCTGTTTACTCAAGTAGTGCTTTCTATGTGGCATTCCTTCTTTACTGAGTCTGAGACGAATATCTTGGGTTTTTTGTAATTGCACAGTCCAACCCTGGAGAGATTTTGCTGCAATGTTTGATCCTGGGGAAGATCGGCAGCTGTCTCATCGTTCTCACTTTAGAATGATGAACTTCAAATTGTTTTGAGGCGACTCTCTAAGCCTTCCCATACAGATGTGCAGCTACAGCTGCTTCtcaaaggtcattgctgatgtcttttctTCTTGGCTCCAGACCAGACAGATGTGAAAATCCCTGCATTTACACTGCTGGTTGCACCTTCTGATGATCAATTCATTGATTGTTTTGATTTGCAGCTTCTTCTTTCCCTCCTAAGTCCAATAGAAGCTccaagggtgtacttagtttatCAAACACAGCTTCTCCGTTTAGACACCAGTTTGGAATCTGTTGTGTGGGAAACTTGTGGTttgatttaaatgattttagaGCCTGATAAAGACCCGACTATTTTTATGATGCATCGATACATAAAACTCTAGAACTGAATAAGAATGTTCTTATGTTACCCGAAAGGTTATTTTACCTAATATAAATTGTATGTTACAGATTTATAAAGCAAATAGGACAAACTTACATCATTGCTTGTGAGTTAATTAAATTGCTTTTCTTTCTACTTAGATTTCATCCATGGCTGTACCACCATGTTTGTGAGTTTAAGGAATGTTGGAGAAATCAACTCCACGGTTCTGCAGAGTGAAAACCTCTCCTCCATCACCAGGTTCGAAAGCAAAAACTCAGGAATCACAGGAATCGCtgaaaatgccttcagctcactTTCAAATCTGAAGGTTCTCATCTTAGACGATAACAGGTTGTCCAACATTAACCAGAACTGGTTCAGAAACCCTGCTGCCATCAGTGAGCTGGTGCTCTCTTTCAATCGGATGGAAGATTTAAACGAGTCGAATCTGAAGGGACTCACAAACCTCAAGAAGCTCAAGCTGAATGGGAATAGGATCCAAACCATCCATCCCGATAGCTTCAGCTCCCAGAGCATGTTGACTGATCTGGATTTGTCTGAGAACAGGTTGATGAGGCTCTCCCCGCACATCTTCTCGTCTTTAAAGTCTTTAATGTTCATCAGACTTTACGGGAACCCCTGGAACTGCTCTTGTGATGCCCAGGACTTTGTTGAATCTCTCAAAGGTTTGTGAGGTGCATGAGAATCCAGGAGCTCCATGTTTTCAGAACATTTAGGTTAAAGCATCTTTGTCCTCAGAAATGAATACATCTCTACTGGTCAATCTGATGAGTGTGACATGCGAGACTCCTCCACATCTGAAAGGTCTACCAGTGATAAACGTGTCTGCGTGTTCGACGCCTCCACCACCAGGAACGCCCTCTAGGAATCGCACTACTCTAACCAGTATTTCTGTtgtttagttttactttttttggttGTGATTCAATAGTAAACCTTAGATACTTAAAAAGAATCACTTTATATGAATAATTAGTGTTCATGTCTCTTCGCACTGCAGCCAAAACCCCAACAACCCGCCCAATGCAACCATCTGCAAAGACAAAAACGACTTTCCAGCCCAAACCCACCAACCCACCTGGAACAACCTCTGCTCACACGGGTAcatgtggtttttgttttaatgttctaAACCTGAAGTTACTGCAGCTTCATCTCACACTTCAGCAACAGTTTCCTCTTCAGACACTTCTGTGAGAACCAAGCAGCCGGATGCTCCAGCATTATTTCCATCCACTTGTACATCTGTGTTACTATCTCACTTTTGAACGTAAAATCTTTAACATTATGCAGcaaatgttttctaatttttCTACCTGATATATGCAGAAGACTCATATTTGACTTTAGGAGCTGATACTTttaggttctttttttttttaccagcagaataaaatgaaatggaAAGATTGAAATGATTCAGTTTAGAATACGAGGTTTTGATTAAAACTCATTTTGGCTGTGATGATGGTTTAAACTCTTTAAATTTTACATACATACCCGTTTGGCTCATACAAAATGGAGATCACGAAATAAGCActacaaatataaacaaatagtTCCTGAATAGTAAAAGTTTTCAGAACTTGGTTCAGGCacattttgcatgaattactgcctCTGTGTCGTGGTATGGAGGCGATGACCTAATGGTTCTGTTGAGTTGTTCAGGATGTCCAAGTTGCTTTTAATGGCGGCTTTCGGCGTGTCTGCATTATTAGTcttggtgtctctcatctttgtcttgacaataccccatagattctctgaGCTTTagatcaggccagtttgctggccagtcaagcacagATATACTAcggtcattaaagcaggtattggtacttttaGCAGTGTGGACAGGAGAGCAGAGGAAAGCAATAAGTTTCCTGGTAGACAGCTGTGCTGACCTTGGAGTTGTTCAAACACAGTAGACTAACACTAGCACATGAAATGGCTTCCCAAATCTGCTTCCACCGAATGTGGAAGTATCTCAAGCATCTTGGACTCGGGCTTCCAGCACTTCCTCCAGGCTCTGGGACCttcatttccaaataaaatgcaaaatgtactttCATCTCCAAATATGACTTTGAACCATTGAGCCCAGTCCATTCTCTCCTTTGCCCAGGTAAGACTTCTGTTGTCTGTGGATCAGGAGGGGTTTAACGGACGGCAGGTGACAGTTGTAGCCCAGGTCCTGGatacgtctgtgtgtggtggctcttgtaGCATCTGTCCACAGTTTCTTGAATGGACTTTGCATCACAATTTTCTCAAGGTTGCAGTTAGATTCCTGCCCCATGACTCGGCCACAacataacattttttgttttcaaaatattttgcaatATCCCAATTTTCCAAGAATCAGAATTTTGGGTTCTCGTTCGCAGCAAGCTATGATCATCAAAGTTAATGGAAATCAACCATTGAAATatataatttgtttaataaattgacaggtgcatctcaaaacATTAGTTATTGAAAAatccatttatttcagtaactcagttgtTTAGGTGAAAGAGattttatagatttattacacccAGCTGGTTTTCAAGCCTTTCTTTAATTATGACAATTTTCCACTTGCAGTTAATAAAAACGtgacatttaaaattagaatattacatcagaccaataaaataagacatttttaaaacagaaatgtgggcttattGAAAAGTTTAATACCAGCCTAAAAGTAATTTTATTCTAACAAACGAGCCAATCACAACACAAATTCCAATTTACTGAGATGTAagcattttactttttgaatgaAATATGAACTCTACAATTTTCAAATTCATCGAAATACATTCGTACTTTAATGTTTTGTGACTCTCTTCTGATTGGTTCTGATACTGGTGAAACAGAAATTGCACACAGTCCCATAGAGTTGTCCTGAAATACCTGTTTTGTCCAGCAGGTGGAGCCAGTGGACCATGTAATTGCAGTTGTCTAACAATTGATAAAATATAGATTTTGTAGAGGCTTTATAGAACTTAAAATCAATTAATCCAATTATTCTAAAATCCAGGAAagattttatgcattttttgggtttttagtttttttttaaatcttttgttgtCAACAGGACATTATGTGACATCATCATCCTCAGCCATCTACCCCACATCCACCAAGAGATCTGTAACTACACCTACAGGAGGAGATGGTGTGTGGGATTCTTTTGAATCATTCTCTGATATGTAAAACCCAAAGTGTTAATCTGCATTTCCTTCTCCACCCTCAGGTCCAACTACAACCTCAAACACAAACGTCTGCACTCTAATCGCAGTTATTGGTATGCCTACTGTTTTCCTTCAGCATTTCAGTTCCTTTGGATTGAAAAATGTATTCTGTTACATTATTGCTCTGCTCTTGTGCAGCGGTCCtctgcctgctgctgctgcttgttgTGTGTTTCGTGGCAGTGATGCACAGAAGGAATCGCAGCAACAAAGCTGTGAG harbors:
- the LOC124877595 gene encoding uncharacterized protein LOC124877595 codes for the protein MVRHDPPWQPVLVVQVMARPSNSANCPSRVKHLRSTFYQLRMKDIVSLALLLGSARLGRPCQKVDSVLLCQDALTNFIHGCTTMFVSLRNVGEINSTVLQSENLSSITRFESKNSGITGIAENAFSSLSNLKVLILDDNRLSNINQNWFRNPAAISELVLSFNRMEDLNESNLKGLTNLKKLKLNGNRIQTIHPDSFSSQSMLTDLDLSENRLMRLSPHIFSSLKSLMFIRLYGNPWNCSCDAQDFVESLKEMNTSLLVNLMSVTCETPPHLKGLPVINVSACSTPPPPGTPSRNRTTLTTKTPTTRPMQPSAKTKTTFQPKPTNPPGTTSAHTGHYVTSSSSAIYPTSTKRSVTTPTGGDGPTTTSNTNVCTLIAVIAVLCLLLLLVVCFVAVMHRRNRSNKAVRPGCPTEEVRYEGDRIPGQDQSRLGCSGHRCPVEAWRRSFTGIRAKSANAIILSSPFCVSEKDKVTSQTEIEVPSENSANEDLVSETGAEMGEGCHLETFTTIDSVEECVRQEGDTGSLYKNQECAHVNTDVIPYLSIGTKQNKPSPDKDSAENAALCSQKGKFMRRISTWPPTASQWQARCKRKEEEGEEVHEFAVWSVTMELSEDVKIMMDHLSSSNQCEMEKETDLNLRLSDSFKPPGSPVSVLEEEGMILDPGSVRQARIQVSANEELKSEKHPAPKNSSKADVRKDQKRSVTIRQRAENRAAPGSKAPSGGASPDDETLLSGNEYAFMDLLHEVVQNNGRWTRERWKQIHLNKQRR